From Zingiber officinale cultivar Zhangliang chromosome 5B, Zo_v1.1, whole genome shotgun sequence, the proteins below share one genomic window:
- the LOC121985977 gene encoding uncharacterized protein LOC121985977 isoform X2, with protein sequence MVLPPLCAELRNMVIQPMILPMILKIADSQEKNDFEHSTLPALVPILSYASGETLLLLVKNAELIIHKVSQQDLIPHVLPFFVRAFDDSDPCIQEEVLQRTVPLLRQLDVQLVKQTMVSRVHSSALKTTVASYGREFAVEHVLPLLFPLLASQQLNVQQFAKYMLFVKDILRTIEEKLGVRVTYSGSPDVKLSATSANEMKTELLPKLTEQNSSTKSKPSWGEDWGPTVKKTGNTSLPVEASHQPERAVPILQQAPITDIPLRSITAASSQQTSPTCTPVNVEWPPSKSHSGFGVHLGVNENQNAMGTSNSSFDDLNPFANWPPRSSNSASSLVSVNAPNQSYGISGPDFPPTHLLCS encoded by the exons ATG GTTCTTCCACCACTTTGTGCTGAGCTGCGGAATATGGTAATACAACCAATGATTCTTCCTATGATTCTTAAAATAGCTGACTCCCAG gaaaaaaatgattttgagcATTCAACTTTGCCTGCACTTGTTCCAATTCTAAGTTATGCATCAGGAGAAACACTTCTTTTACTTGTAAAGAATGCAGAGCTTATTATTCACAAG GTCAGCCAACAAGACTTGATACCTCACGTACTTCCCTTCTTTGTTCGAGCTTTTGATGATAGTGATCCCTGTATACAAGAAGAGGTTTTGCAGAGGACTGTTCCCTTGTTAAGGCAACTTGATGTGCAG TTAGTGAAACAAACCATGGTGTCTCGTGTTCACAGTTCGGCTCTGAAAACAACAGTTGCTTCT TATGGAAGAGAGTTTGCTGTTGAGCATGTGCTCCCGCTGCTTTTCCCATTGCTTGCTTCTCAGCAACTGAATGTTCAGCAATTTGCCAAGTACATGCTCTTCGTTAAGGATATCCTAAG AACGATAGAAGAGAAACTGGGTGTCAGAGTGACTTATTCTGGATCTCCAGATGTTAAATTGTCTGCTACGTCAGCTAATGAGATGAAGACTGAACTATTGCCAAAACTAACTGAACAAAACTCATCGACCAAGAGTAAGCCATCATGGGGTGAAGACTGGGGTCCAACAGTTAAGAAGACTGGAAACACATCACTTCCTGTGGAGGCCAGCCATCAACCTGAAAGGGCAGTACCAATCTTGCAGCAGGCACCTATCACTGATATTCCTTTGAGGTCTATTACTGCAGCGTCTAGCCAACAGACTTCTCCTACATGCACCCCTGTTAATGTTGAATGGCCTCCTTCCAAGTCACATTCCGGGTTTGGTGTACATCTGGGTGTGAATGAAAATCAGAATGCCATGGGGACTTCAAATAGTTCTTTTGATgatttgaatccctttgccaatTGGCCTCCGAGATCAAGTAATTCAGCAAGCAGCTTAGTATCTGTAAATGCACCAAATCAGAGTTATGGAATTTCTGGACCTGATTTTCCACCAACACATCTATTGTGCAGTTAA
- the LOC121985977 gene encoding uncharacterized protein LOC121985977 isoform X1, which produces MWKDFDSRVLRYKVLPPLCAELRNMVIQPMILPMILKIADSQEKNDFEHSTLPALVPILSYASGETLLLLVKNAELIIHKVSQQDLIPHVLPFFVRAFDDSDPCIQEEVLQRTVPLLRQLDVQLVKQTMVSRVHSSALKTTVASYGREFAVEHVLPLLFPLLASQQLNVQQFAKYMLFVKDILRTIEEKLGVRVTYSGSPDVKLSATSANEMKTELLPKLTEQNSSTKSKPSWGEDWGPTVKKTGNTSLPVEASHQPERAVPILQQAPITDIPLRSITAASSQQTSPTCTPVNVEWPPSKSHSGFGVHLGVNENQNAMGTSNSSFDDLNPFANWPPRSSNSASSLVSVNAPNQSYGISGPDFPPTHLLCS; this is translated from the exons ATGTGGAAAGATTTTGATTCTCGTGTTTTGCGCTACAAG GTTCTTCCACCACTTTGTGCTGAGCTGCGGAATATGGTAATACAACCAATGATTCTTCCTATGATTCTTAAAATAGCTGACTCCCAG gaaaaaaatgattttgagcATTCAACTTTGCCTGCACTTGTTCCAATTCTAAGTTATGCATCAGGAGAAACACTTCTTTTACTTGTAAAGAATGCAGAGCTTATTATTCACAAG GTCAGCCAACAAGACTTGATACCTCACGTACTTCCCTTCTTTGTTCGAGCTTTTGATGATAGTGATCCCTGTATACAAGAAGAGGTTTTGCAGAGGACTGTTCCCTTGTTAAGGCAACTTGATGTGCAG TTAGTGAAACAAACCATGGTGTCTCGTGTTCACAGTTCGGCTCTGAAAACAACAGTTGCTTCT TATGGAAGAGAGTTTGCTGTTGAGCATGTGCTCCCGCTGCTTTTCCCATTGCTTGCTTCTCAGCAACTGAATGTTCAGCAATTTGCCAAGTACATGCTCTTCGTTAAGGATATCCTAAG AACGATAGAAGAGAAACTGGGTGTCAGAGTGACTTATTCTGGATCTCCAGATGTTAAATTGTCTGCTACGTCAGCTAATGAGATGAAGACTGAACTATTGCCAAAACTAACTGAACAAAACTCATCGACCAAGAGTAAGCCATCATGGGGTGAAGACTGGGGTCCAACAGTTAAGAAGACTGGAAACACATCACTTCCTGTGGAGGCCAGCCATCAACCTGAAAGGGCAGTACCAATCTTGCAGCAGGCACCTATCACTGATATTCCTTTGAGGTCTATTACTGCAGCGTCTAGCCAACAGACTTCTCCTACATGCACCCCTGTTAATGTTGAATGGCCTCCTTCCAAGTCACATTCCGGGTTTGGTGTACATCTGGGTGTGAATGAAAATCAGAATGCCATGGGGACTTCAAATAGTTCTTTTGATgatttgaatccctttgccaatTGGCCTCCGAGATCAAGTAATTCAGCAAGCAGCTTAGTATCTGTAAATGCACCAAATCAGAGTTATGGAATTTCTGGACCTGATTTTCCACCAACACATCTATTGTGCAGTTAA